Proteins encoded together in one Phyllostomus discolor isolate MPI-MPIP mPhyDis1 chromosome 6, mPhyDis1.pri.v3, whole genome shotgun sequence window:
- the SIX2 gene encoding homeobox protein SIX2 isoform X1 yields the protein MSMLPTFGFTQEQVACVCEVLQQGGNIERLGRFLWSLPACEHLHKNESVLKAKAVVAFHRGNFRELYKILESHQFSPHNHAKLQQLWLKAHYIEAEKLRGRPLGAVGKYRVRRKFPLPRSIWDGEETSYCFKEKSRSVLREWYAHNPYPSPREKRELAEATGLTTTQVSNWFKNRRQRDRAAEAKERYEENSENSNSNNPLAASLNGSGKSVLGSSEDEKTPSGTPDHSSSSPALLLSPPPPPPGLPSLHSLGHPPGPSAVPVPVPGGGGADPLQHHHGLQDSILNPMSANLVDLGS from the exons ATGTCCATGCTGCCCACCTTCGGCTTCACGCAGGAGCAAGTGGCGTGCGTGTGCGAAGTGCTGCAACAGGGCGGCAACATCGAGCGGCTGGGCCGCTTCCTGTGGTCGCTGCCCGCCTGCGAGCACCTCCACAAGAATGAAAGTGTGCTCAAGGCCAAAGCGGTGGTGGCCTTCCACCGCGGCAACTTCCGCGAGCTCTACAAAATTCTGGAGAGCCACCAGTTCTCGCCGCACAACCACGCCAAGCTGCAGCAACTGTGGCTCAAGGCGCACTACATCGAGGCCGAGAAGCTGCGCGGCCGGCCCTTGGGCGCCGTGGGCAAGTACCGCGTGCGCCGCAAGTTTCCGCTGCCGCGCTCCATCTGGGACGGCGAGGAGACCAGCTACTGCTTCAAGGAAAAGAGTCGCAGCGTGTTGCGCGAGTGGTACGCGCACAACCCCTACCCCTCGCCCCGTGAGAAGCGAGAGCTGGCTGAGGCCACGGGTCTCACCACCACACAGGTCAGCAACTGGTTCAAGAACCGGAGACAGCGCGACCGGGCAGCCGAAGCCAAGGAAAGGTACGA GGAGAACAGCGAGAACTCCAACTCCAACAATCCGCTGGCAGCGTCGCTGAACGGCAGCGGCAAGTCGGTGCTAGGCAGCTCGGAGGACGAGAAGACGCCGTCGGGGACGCCGGACCACTCGTCGTCTAGCCCCGCGCTGCTGCTCagcccgccgccgcctccccccGGGCTGCCGTCCCTGCACAGCCTGGGCCACCCTCCGGGCCCCAGCGCAGTGCCCGTGCCCGTGCCGGGCGGAGGCGGCGCGGACCCGCTGCAGCACCACCACGGCCTGCAGGACTCCATTCTCAACCCCATGTCAGCCAACCTCGTGGACCTGGGCTCCTAG
- the SIX2 gene encoding homeobox protein SIX2 isoform X2, with translation MSMLPTFGFTQEQVACVCEVLQQGGNIERLGRFLWSLPACEHLHKNESVLKAKAVVAFHRGNFRELYKILESHQFSPHNHAKLQQLWLKAHYIEAEKLRGRPLGAVGKYRVRRKFPLPRSIWDGEETSYCFKEKSRSVLREWYAHNPYPSPREKRELAEATGLTTTQVSNWFKNRRQRDRAAEAKERENSENSNSNNPLAASLNGSGKSVLGSSEDEKTPSGTPDHSSSSPALLLSPPPPPPGLPSLHSLGHPPGPSAVPVPVPGGGGADPLQHHHGLQDSILNPMSANLVDLGS, from the exons ATGTCCATGCTGCCCACCTTCGGCTTCACGCAGGAGCAAGTGGCGTGCGTGTGCGAAGTGCTGCAACAGGGCGGCAACATCGAGCGGCTGGGCCGCTTCCTGTGGTCGCTGCCCGCCTGCGAGCACCTCCACAAGAATGAAAGTGTGCTCAAGGCCAAAGCGGTGGTGGCCTTCCACCGCGGCAACTTCCGCGAGCTCTACAAAATTCTGGAGAGCCACCAGTTCTCGCCGCACAACCACGCCAAGCTGCAGCAACTGTGGCTCAAGGCGCACTACATCGAGGCCGAGAAGCTGCGCGGCCGGCCCTTGGGCGCCGTGGGCAAGTACCGCGTGCGCCGCAAGTTTCCGCTGCCGCGCTCCATCTGGGACGGCGAGGAGACCAGCTACTGCTTCAAGGAAAAGAGTCGCAGCGTGTTGCGCGAGTGGTACGCGCACAACCCCTACCCCTCGCCCCGTGAGAAGCGAGAGCTGGCTGAGGCCACGGGTCTCACCACCACACAGGTCAGCAACTGGTTCAAGAACCGGAGACAGCGCGACCGGGCAGCCGAAGCCAAGGAAAG GGAGAACAGCGAGAACTCCAACTCCAACAATCCGCTGGCAGCGTCGCTGAACGGCAGCGGCAAGTCGGTGCTAGGCAGCTCGGAGGACGAGAAGACGCCGTCGGGGACGCCGGACCACTCGTCGTCTAGCCCCGCGCTGCTGCTCagcccgccgccgcctccccccGGGCTGCCGTCCCTGCACAGCCTGGGCCACCCTCCGGGCCCCAGCGCAGTGCCCGTGCCCGTGCCGGGCGGAGGCGGCGCGGACCCGCTGCAGCACCACCACGGCCTGCAGGACTCCATTCTCAACCCCATGTCAGCCAACCTCGTGGACCTGGGCTCCTAG